A section of the Citrobacter farmeri genome encodes:
- the mgtL gene encoding mgtA regulatory leader peptide MgtL has protein sequence MDPDPTPLPKWRTRSFR, from the coding sequence ATGGATCCCGATCCCACCCCTCTCCCGAAATGGAGAACACGTTCTTTCCGGTAA